One genomic region from Pyxicephalus adspersus chromosome 1, UCB_Pads_2.0, whole genome shotgun sequence encodes:
- the LOC140333531 gene encoding uncharacterized protein produces MSSGLSESLSEGLDRSEKMFQLKMRKIYEKYDHAFKDDIVVNIVDFTYSSPDGPVLWDFKTTTSEERNHEGDKTTEIDQDSAYIQGPEMEKTWLENSSDSFEDDLNTTCLLPKETSDDDFNIYNGDRTFIIGHTQTLMPCTASDICNKTFFVSPLETSMQIKSFNWRENKNKSFEDTKEFSYNDYQADDRNQHCREYAFCDSGETSLANVYPDMVECIRRVWEIPFKKRAADNIVQYYKRHVWNAHKKTKFHRPSTSRSMHLHSLREYEAIKGCSKSKRTLDLNNHVKKKCFMQSLVHSPGNKTFTVTKDVNSPETKDVNFSFQEKKWVPVVASTPPRKSPGKYSIKCRSDHKNTSLDNMCQNSVKVSKVKSFHFKEQDDPPSRPWALKRRNSFPALPLIHSPKSETKLFAIDFDKATTCQEDLKIVKGAASRHQEITRPFFKSENARRHSFSSLPVLYSRVREKNIPDTMFEDIYRTEYQKFSHPNVRVQSSEMVWSLVNSPGSRRSKRQANSNFFFSKLKRQKSADETFIQSISNTTHHSIDNSLLWQKTTDFLSKPSPKISGWPY; encoded by the exons ATGAGTTCAGGACTAAGTGAGAGTTTGTCAGAAGGGCTGGATCgaagtgaaaaaatgtttcaattaaaaatgagaaaaatttaTGAGAAG TATGATCATGCATTTAAGGATGATATAGTTGTAAATATTGTTGACTTCACATACAGTTCACCTGATG GTCCTGTGCTATGGGATTTTAAAACAACAACATCTGAAGAAAGAAACCACGAAGGAGACAAAACAACAGAAATT gacCAGGATAGTGCCTATATTCAAGGACCTGAAATGGAAAAGACTTGGCTtg AAAACTCCAGTGACAGCTTCGAAGATGATCTCAATACTACTTGCTTGCTGCCAAAGGag acATCAGATGACGATTTCAACATTTACAATGGTGACAGAACATTTATTATTG gccACACACAAACTTTGATGCCCTGTACTGCTTCCGACAtttgcaacaaaacattttttgtctcACCGCTAGAAACCTCAATGCAAATAAAGTCCTTTAATTGgagggaaaacaaaaataagtccTTTGAAGACACTAAAGAATTTTCCTATAATGACTACCAAGCAGATGACCGTAACCAACATTGCAGGGAATATGCCTTCTGTGATTCAGGAGAGACAAGTCTTGCAAACGTTTACCCAGATATGGTAGAATGCATCAGACGGGTGTGGGAAATACCATTCAAGAAACGTGCTGCTGACAATATTGTTCAGTACTATAAGCGACATGTTTGGaatgcccataaaaaaactaaatttcacAGGCCTTCTACCTCTAGAAGTATGCATTTGCATTCACTCAGAGAATATGAAGCTATTAAGGGATGTTCAAAGTCAAAGCGCACATTGGACCtaaataatcatgtaaaaaaaaaatgttttatgcagtCTTTAGTACACAGCCCTGGAAATAAAACTTTCACTGTAACCAAAGATGTCAATTCACCAGAAACCAAAGATGTGAATTTTTCTTTCCAAGAAAAAAAGTGGGTTCCAGTGGTAGCTAGTACCCCACCTAGAAAAAGTCCTGGAAAATACAGTATTAAGTGTAGAAGTGATCACAAGAACACCTCTTTGGACAACATGTGCCAAAACTCTGTGAAAGTCAGTAAAGTCAAATCTTTCCACTTTAAAGAGCAAGATGACCCACCTTCACGCCCATGGGCTCTCAAAAGAAGAAATTCTTTCCCTGCATTGCCTTTAATACACAGCCCAAAAAGCGAAACTAAATTATTTGCCATAGACTTTGATAAGGCAACCACTTGCCAAGAAGATCTGAAAATTGTTAAGGGGGCTGCTTCTCGCCATCAGGAAATTACTAGACCATTTTTCAAGTCAGAAAATGCTAGACGCCATTCATTTTCTAGTCTACCTGTACTATACAGCCGTGTAAGAGAAAAGAACATACCTGATACGATGTTTGAAGACATTTATAGAACAGAATATCAAAAATTTTCCCATCCAAATGTTAGAGTCCAGTCATCTGAAATGGTGTGGTCTCTTGTTAACTCACCAGGATCCAGGAGATCCAAAAGGCAAGCCAATAGTAACTTCTTCTTCTCTAAACTTAAGAGGCAAAAGAGTGCTGATGAAACTTTTATACAAAGTATCTCCAATACCACACATCATTCTATAGACAATAGTTTATTGTGGCAGAAGACTACAGATTTTCTTTCAAAACCCAGTCCC aaaatctcCGGTTGGCCTTATTGA
- the MRPS23 gene encoding small ribosomal subunit protein mS23 isoform X2: MAGSRLEKLGTVFTRTRDLLRAGVVKQNKKPLWYDVYAAFPPKREPTYVGPPKRRQKPVDNVSAIFYHEDAIRAKFYETYGNLGMFDLKRRGHKSICQRFVEKYVELQKSEVAESEDKLFEQTGKALLSEGITLRRSGAPMVSDQPPPQSKAERVASIIDQIKKSDETKKSEPTS; this comes from the exons ATGGCTGGGAGCAGGCTAGAGAAGCTCGGTACTGTGTTCACTAG AACACGAGATTTATTGCGTGCAGGAGtggtaaaacaaaataagaaGCCACTCTGGTATGATGTGTATGCTGCCTTTCCACCAAAAAGAGAACCCAC CTACGTGGGTCCACCAAAACGTCGGCAGAAGCCTGTTGACAATGTATCTGCAATTTTTTACCACGAAGATGCCATTAGAGC TAAATTTTATGAAACCTATGGCAACTTAGGAATGTTTGATTTGAAGAGAAGGGGGCACAAATCCATATGTCAAAG ATTTGTAGAGAAATATGTGGAACTTCAAAAATCTGAAGTAGCAGAAAGTGAAGATAAGTTGTTTGAACAGACTGGAAAAGCTCTGCTTTCGGAAGGTATCACTTTAAGAAGGTCAGGAGCACCTATG gTATCGGATCAGCCACCTCCACAAAGCAAGGCAGAAAGGGTGGCATCAATAATTGATCAGATAAAAAAATCAGATGAGACTAAAAAGTCAGAGCCAACCTCATAA
- the MRPS23 gene encoding small ribosomal subunit protein mS23 isoform X1 — translation MAGSRLEKLGTVFTRTRDLLRAGVVKQNKKPLWYDVYAAFPPKREPTYVGPPKREPTYVGPPKRRQKPVDNVSAIFYHEDAIRAKFYETYGNLGMFDLKRRGHKSICQRFVEKYVELQKSEVAESEDKLFEQTGKALLSEGITLRRSGAPMVSDQPPPQSKAERVASIIDQIKKSDETKKSEPTS, via the exons ATGGCTGGGAGCAGGCTAGAGAAGCTCGGTACTGTGTTCACTAG AACACGAGATTTATTGCGTGCAGGAGtggtaaaacaaaataagaaGCCACTCTGGTATGATGTGTATGCTGCCTTTCCACCAAAAAGAGAACCCACCTACGTGGGTCCACCAAAAAGAGAACCCACCTACGTGGGTCCACCAAAACGTCGGCAGAAGCCTGTTGACAATGTATCTGCAATTTTTTACCACGAAGATGCCATTAGAGC TAAATTTTATGAAACCTATGGCAACTTAGGAATGTTTGATTTGAAGAGAAGGGGGCACAAATCCATATGTCAAAG ATTTGTAGAGAAATATGTGGAACTTCAAAAATCTGAAGTAGCAGAAAGTGAAGATAAGTTGTTTGAACAGACTGGAAAAGCTCTGCTTTCGGAAGGTATCACTTTAAGAAGGTCAGGAGCACCTATG gTATCGGATCAGCCACCTCCACAAAGCAAGGCAGAAAGGGTGGCATCAATAATTGATCAGATAAAAAAATCAGATGAGACTAAAAAGTCAGAGCCAACCTCATAA